From a region of the Acidimicrobiia bacterium genome:
- the rsmD gene encoding 16S rRNA (guanine(966)-N(2))-methyltransferase RsmD, whose amino-acid sequence MRVIAGTARGRRLKSPQDDSARPTTDRVREAVFNALFSLGALEDAVVLDLFAGSGALAIEALSRGAKRAVLVEKSSRHTELIKENLALCHFDDQSEVHRADAFTWLSTHQETWDLVFLDPPYDFDEWEKLLKNVKAKLVVLESNREIDPGPEWDVLRSRRYGATVVVVAAVGPPENDVQKEGSSVS is encoded by the coding sequence ATGCGTGTAATCGCCGGAACCGCCCGAGGGCGTCGCCTTAAATCTCCTCAAGATGATTCAGCGCGCCCCACTACTGACCGGGTGCGTGAAGCGGTTTTTAACGCTCTCTTTAGTTTGGGTGCCCTTGAAGATGCCGTGGTGCTTGACCTTTTCGCCGGCTCTGGGGCTCTGGCCATTGAGGCGCTTTCTCGGGGAGCAAAACGGGCGGTGCTGGTAGAGAAGTCTTCGCGTCATACAGAACTGATTAAAGAAAATCTGGCCCTCTGCCATTTTGACGACCAATCCGAGGTGCATCGTGCCGATGCTTTTACTTGGCTCTCGACCCATCAAGAAACTTGGGACCTGGTGTTTTTGGACCCGCCCTATGACTTCGACGAGTGGGAAAAACTCTTAAAAAATGTGAAAGCAAAGCTGGTGGTTTTGGAGTCAAATCGCGAAATTGACCCCGGCCCGGAGTGGGATGTACTCAGGAGTCGCCGCTATGGGGCTACCGTGGTGGTTGTGGCCGCCGTTGGGCCACCTGAAAATGACGTCCAGAAAGAAGGGAGTTCGGTCTCATGA
- a CDS encoding GNAT family N-acetyltransferase yields the protein MTFHPVLAEPEQIPDAVAVLSVAFAHDPVLSFLFPDPVTRPGLLATFFAARLAAGVGMDFLYLSEGKGSAALWLSPLVEGDLEPSWDAVLAATIALMGEEETMKRFAALEPMIEAKPKEPHWYLEFVGTRSESRGKGLGSALIKVITDRCDVEGMPAALESSDPVNVPLYERHGFRVTQVVEIIGGPPVPMMWRDPA from the coding sequence ATGACCTTTCACCCGGTATTGGCCGAACCAGAGCAAATTCCTGATGCGGTAGCGGTTTTGTCGGTAGCTTTTGCCCACGACCCGGTGTTGTCTTTTTTGTTTCCCGATCCGGTGACTCGCCCAGGTTTGTTGGCTACTTTTTTTGCCGCCCGCTTAGCGGCTGGGGTGGGTATGGATTTTCTTTACCTCAGTGAAGGAAAAGGGTCGGCCGCCCTTTGGTTGTCGCCTTTAGTAGAAGGTGACCTTGAACCATCGTGGGATGCCGTGTTGGCGGCCACCATTGCTTTGATGGGCGAAGAAGAAACCATGAAACGCTTTGCGGCGTTGGAACCCATGATCGAGGCTAAACCGAAAGAACCGCACTGGTATTTAGAGTTCGTGGGCACTCGTAGCGAAAGCAGAGGGAAGGGCCTCGGGTCGGCGTTGATAAAAGTTATTACTGACCGCTGTGACGTTGAGGGCATGCCGGCTGCTTTAGAGTCCAGCGACCCGGTCAATGTTCCGCTTTACGAACGACACGGTTTTCGGGTTACCCAGGTGGTTGAGATTATAGGTGGTCCGCCTGTTCCCATGATGTGGCGAGACCCGGCTTAG
- the recG gene encoding ATP-dependent DNA helicase RecG: MTEPGLTLRELDQRSVTDLKGVGEKRAAALAKIEVRTVLDLLFTYPRKYLDRTRQATITELPVGEEAMLLVEVKKVSARRTRNGRSLVEVTVTDGTGSLRLIFFNQGWREQQLSPGDELVVFGRLDQYQGRPQMTSPIVDLVGNRTGRVVPVYPQSETAGVHTWELDTMIGEALRRVMMVKGFSDPVPSKVRARYRFVDRSTAINQIHHPESMAQVAEARRRLVFDELLRIQLELVQRKVALEQSAKGIAHQVGGSLVAAFHENLGFELTGAQQRVIQEINVDLKEPRPMHRLLQGDVGSGKTVVAVSALLAAVQGGHQGALMAPTEVLAGQHYLGVAALLRNMTVPDPATLLGERPLQVDLLTGSTSAAERRRITVGLATGGVDVVIGTHALIQESVVFVSLGMVVVDEQHRFGVEQRAALREKNSDDSVPDVLVMTATPIPRTAAMTVYGDLDVSVLDEMPPGRTPITTEWVKEEAPAWDAVRREVAAGHQVYVVCPLIEESDALEVRSAEETLTRLQETELAGLSIALLHGRFSSDEKEAAMAAFRAGETSVLVATTVIEVGVDVPNATVMVILDADRFGIAQLHQLRGRVGRGAAASFCYLVGEATTPDGEERLRALVRTTDGFELAEVDLDLRGEGTIMGQRQKGRNDLRLASLRRDREWVEAAREVAINLVGDGKGLKKYPELADEISVFLGDEETDYLFRS, encoded by the coding sequence GTGACCGAACCCGGCTTAACCCTGCGAGAACTTGACCAACGCTCGGTTACTGACCTTAAAGGGGTTGGTGAAAAGCGTGCCGCGGCGTTGGCAAAAATTGAGGTGCGCACCGTTTTGGATTTACTCTTTACCTATCCGCGTAAATACCTTGACCGCACGCGGCAAGCCACGATCACTGAGTTGCCGGTGGGCGAAGAAGCCATGTTGTTGGTGGAGGTTAAAAAAGTTTCTGCCCGGCGTACCCGCAATGGTCGCTCACTGGTGGAGGTCACGGTCACCGACGGCACGGGGAGCCTGCGCCTAATATTTTTTAACCAAGGCTGGCGTGAACAGCAGCTCAGCCCGGGGGATGAACTGGTAGTTTTTGGGCGGCTTGACCAATACCAGGGGCGCCCTCAGATGACCAGCCCGATAGTTGATTTGGTGGGCAACCGTACCGGCCGGGTGGTGCCGGTCTACCCGCAGTCAGAAACCGCTGGGGTACACACTTGGGAACTCGACACCATGATTGGCGAAGCTTTGCGGCGGGTCATGATGGTGAAAGGGTTTAGTGACCCGGTGCCTAGCAAAGTGCGTGCTCGTTACCGGTTTGTAGACCGTTCGACGGCCATTAATCAGATCCACCATCCGGAGTCCATGGCTCAGGTGGCGGAGGCCCGCCGGCGGTTGGTTTTTGATGAGTTGTTGCGCATCCAGTTGGAGTTGGTGCAACGCAAGGTGGCTTTAGAACAGTCGGCTAAAGGTATCGCTCATCAGGTCGGTGGGTCTTTGGTTGCTGCTTTTCACGAGAATTTAGGTTTTGAACTCACCGGGGCGCAACAACGGGTGATTCAAGAAATAAACGTTGATCTTAAAGAACCGCGCCCCATGCATCGTCTGCTCCAGGGTGATGTGGGTTCAGGAAAAACCGTGGTGGCGGTGAGTGCTTTGTTGGCGGCGGTACAAGGGGGCCACCAGGGGGCGTTGATGGCCCCTACTGAGGTGTTGGCGGGTCAACATTATTTGGGCGTAGCGGCCTTGCTGCGCAACATGACGGTGCCTGATCCCGCAACGTTGCTTGGTGAACGCCCGTTGCAGGTGGACTTATTGACCGGCAGCACCTCGGCGGCGGAGCGTCGACGAATTACCGTGGGGCTGGCCACCGGCGGGGTTGACGTGGTTATCGGTACCCACGCCTTGATTCAAGAAAGTGTGGTTTTTGTTTCGTTGGGCATGGTGGTGGTTGATGAGCAGCATCGTTTCGGGGTTGAGCAACGGGCTGCTTTGCGAGAAAAAAATTCCGACGACTCGGTGCCCGATGTGCTGGTGATGACGGCAACGCCAATCCCTCGCACGGCGGCTATGACGGTGTACGGCGATTTAGATGTTTCAGTGCTCGACGAGATGCCCCCGGGCCGCACTCCCATAACTACCGAATGGGTTAAAGAAGAAGCACCGGCTTGGGATGCGGTGCGTCGCGAGGTAGCGGCCGGCCACCAGGTGTATGTGGTGTGCCCGTTGATTGAAGAGTCCGATGCTTTAGAGGTGCGATCGGCAGAAGAAACGTTGACCCGGTTGCAAGAAACCGAACTGGCGGGCTTGTCAATAGCGCTGCTCCATGGCCGTTTTTCTTCGGATGAAAAAGAAGCGGCCATGGCAGCTTTTCGTGCAGGCGAAACCTCGGTGCTGGTGGCCACCACGGTGATAGAGGTCGGGGTAGATGTACCCAACGCCACGGTGATGGTGATTTTAGATGCTGACCGCTTTGGTATTGCGCAACTCCATCAACTGCGAGGCCGGGTCGGTCGAGGGGCGGCCGCAAGTTTTTGCTATTTGGTGGGGGAGGCCACCACCCCAGACGGTGAAGAACGCCTCCGAGCTTTGGTGCGTACTACCGATGGTTTTGAGTTGGCTGAGGTAGATCTTGATTTGCGTGGGGAGGGAACCATCATGGGGCAACGCCAGAAGGGTCGCAACGATTTACGGTTGGCTTCGTTGCGTCGCGATCGTGAATGGGTAGAGGCGGCTCGTGAGGTGGCTATAAATCTTGTCGGCGACGGAAAAGGGCTCAAGAAGTATCCGGAGTTGGCTGATGAAATCTCCGTGTTCCTCGGCGACGAAGAAACCGATTATCTTTTTCGGTCATGA
- a CDS encoding DAK2 domain-containing protein, translating into MTVLTVLDASALRALMKGFADALVAHREALNLLNVYPVPDGDTGTNMSMTAKSVVEALENLAETASLEEVTATIAHGSLMGARGNSGVILSQILRALSAEIGSAGQLDAQVLAQGLVSASTAAYGAVGTPVEGTILTVVREASEAAAEVSKESLLTVAEAALAQGQDALARTPEMLPVLAEAGVVDAGGCGLLLLFDALLHIVDGRPLPEAPDTPVAAAPDPAAAGHHGASLAGPRYEVMYFLDAPDDSVESFKAAWDALGDSIVVVGGDGTWNCHVHTDDIGGAVEAGIEVGRPYRIRVSDLFEEAEEQAWVREQIADGADQPVGDPVPCAVVAVANGLGIIEIFRSMGVRRVVAGGQSMNPSIEQLLAAVEAVPAQEVIILPNNGNIVAVAEQVDAQTDKTVRVIRTKGITEGFASLLEYDPQGTAEANHAGMTAAASAVVAAEVTVAVRDTGSDVGDITEGDYLGLTGGKVKVVADSLFAATTQIIDYLVDDHELVTLIVGEDADEGTTSTIAAWIETEHPDLELEVHQGGQPLYPYFLGIE; encoded by the coding sequence GTGACCGTTCTTACCGTTCTTGACGCCTCTGCCCTCCGTGCTCTTATGAAGGGTTTCGCTGATGCCTTGGTTGCCCATCGGGAAGCTCTCAACTTACTTAATGTCTATCCAGTGCCTGATGGCGACACTGGCACCAACATGTCGATGACCGCAAAGTCGGTGGTGGAAGCTCTCGAAAATTTAGCCGAGACCGCATCTCTTGAAGAAGTAACGGCCACCATTGCTCACGGCTCACTGATGGGTGCTCGCGGCAATTCAGGAGTTATTTTGTCGCAAATATTGCGGGCCTTGTCGGCGGAAATCGGCAGTGCCGGCCAACTTGATGCCCAAGTGTTGGCGCAAGGCTTAGTGTCAGCGTCGACCGCCGCTTACGGTGCGGTAGGCACTCCGGTGGAGGGCACTATTTTGACGGTGGTTCGTGAAGCCTCCGAAGCGGCAGCCGAGGTGAGTAAAGAAAGTTTGCTTACCGTTGCGGAGGCCGCGTTGGCTCAGGGTCAAGATGCTTTGGCCCGTACCCCAGAGATGCTGCCCGTTTTGGCTGAGGCCGGGGTAGTTGATGCCGGTGGTTGCGGCTTGCTGCTGCTGTTTGATGCTTTGCTTCACATAGTCGATGGACGCCCCCTGCCGGAGGCTCCTGATACCCCAGTGGCGGCCGCCCCCGACCCTGCGGCCGCCGGTCACCACGGCGCGTCTTTGGCTGGCCCCCGCTATGAGGTGATGTATTTCTTGGATGCTCCCGATGATTCGGTGGAGTCGTTCAAAGCGGCCTGGGATGCTTTAGGGGATTCCATTGTGGTGGTAGGCGGTGATGGCACTTGGAACTGTCACGTGCATACCGATGACATCGGTGGGGCCGTCGAAGCAGGTATCGAAGTAGGCCGCCCGTACCGTATTCGGGTTTCTGATCTTTTTGAAGAAGCCGAAGAGCAAGCATGGGTGCGTGAACAAATAGCCGATGGGGCAGACCAACCGGTGGGCGACCCGGTGCCTTGTGCGGTGGTCGCCGTAGCGAACGGTTTAGGCATTATTGAAATCTTCCGATCCATGGGGGTGCGTCGGGTAGTGGCCGGCGGGCAGTCCATGAACCCGTCGATCGAGCAACTTTTGGCGGCCGTTGAAGCGGTACCAGCCCAAGAAGTAATTATTTTGCCCAACAATGGCAACATCGTCGCCGTGGCCGAACAAGTAGATGCCCAGACCGACAAAACGGTGCGGGTTATTCGCACTAAAGGCATCACCGAAGGGTTCGCTTCGCTCTTGGAATACGACCCTCAAGGTACCGCTGAAGCTAACCATGCCGGGATGACCGCTGCGGCTTCTGCAGTGGTGGCGGCCGAAGTCACCGTGGCGGTGCGTGACACCGGGAGCGATGTCGGTGACATTACCGAAGGCGATTACCTTGGTCTCACCGGTGGCAAAGTAAAGGTGGTAGCCGATTCGTTGTTTGCTGCCACTACTCAAATAATTGACTACCTAGTCGATGACCACGAGTTGGTGACGTTGATCGTAGGCGAGGATGCCGATGAAGGAACCACCTCAACTATCGCCGCTTGGATAGAAACTGAGCATCCTGATCTTGAGCTTGAGGTTCATCAAGGTGGTCAACCGCTGTACCCCTATTTTTTGGGTATTGAGTAA